A region of Catenibacterium mitsuokai DNA encodes the following proteins:
- a CDS encoding serine aminopeptidase domain-containing protein → MKHEETYTSTLHTHVHFFVYEPQVIIRVKAVLFVQHDLNENACNYDHFANFMCDKGYVVVVSDMVGHGHSLIDFEQGYFGKGEVLDHLMKDMHRLQKIMMARYTDTPYFYLGTGFGAQMIREYAARFGDYFQGMLLMGAVSGVRAYRYKNLCLNFFKLMKGERYHLNKLALRNRMKLSHRFNEDHPFSYLADNEKLVDRFSNDTLTNFSYTVKGYSDIYKISRHANSEETYQKTPTYLSTWIASGALDPLTRLGKDAQLIYHNYKTLGISDITLKIYDNKRHALLFGKDRINVYTDILAWLNARTYI, encoded by the coding sequence ATGAAGCACGAAGAAACTTATACATCAACACTACATACACATGTTCACTTTTTCGTTTATGAACCACAGGTGATCATTAGAGTCAAAGCTGTTTTATTTGTACAGCATGATCTCAATGAAAATGCATGTAACTATGATCATTTTGCGAATTTCATGTGTGATAAAGGATATGTTGTCGTAGTGAGTGATATGGTCGGACATGGTCATTCACTGATTGATTTTGAACAGGGTTATTTTGGAAAAGGAGAAGTACTTGATCATTTGATGAAGGATATGCATCGTCTTCAGAAAATCATGATGGCACGCTATACAGATACACCTTATTTTTATTTAGGAACTGGCTTTGGTGCACAGATGATTCGTGAATATGCAGCACGCTTTGGTGATTATTTCCAGGGAATGTTGTTGATGGGGGCAGTGTCCGGTGTCAGAGCGTACCGCTATAAGAATCTTTGTCTTAACTTCTTTAAGCTGATGAAGGGTGAAAGATATCATTTAAATAAGCTTGCATTAAGAAACAGAATGAAGTTATCACATCGTTTCAATGAAGATCATCCATTCTCTTATCTTGCAGATAATGAAAAATTAGTAGATAGATTTTCTAATGATACATTGACGAATTTCTCTTATACAGTTAAAGGGTATAGTGATATCTATAAGATTTCTAGACATGCCAATAGTGAAGAGACATACCAGAAAACACCAACTTATTTATCTACATGGATTGCATCAGGTGCACTTGATCCTCTCACTCGTCTAGGTAAAGATGCGCAGCTGATTTATCATAACTATAAAACACTTGGCATATCTGATATTACACTAAAGATCTATGACAACAAACGTCATGCATTACTATTTGGCAAGGATCGCATCAATGTCTATACAGACATTCTTGCCTGGTTAAACGCACGTACTTATATCTAA
- the recO gene encoding DNA repair protein RecO: MITHNIEKTEGVVLKITPSKESDAILSIYTHDYGRISVYGKGIRKINSKNARGVTPSSLSLFELNIRKGLSTLVRATGIEYYIHIQDHIETDILAQCLLEYYYRYVPENKPDLDTYAFLVDALKAIDTGYSYKLIYALILVFIMKDNGIELEVDGCVHCGHTSVTSFSLVDGGFVCRKHQTPQDVQMSIEALKAIRHIYKTPMAHIDTLSIDESVLKEILFIFEYYIDEYCGIYLNALRFVKEWI, translated from the coding sequence ATGATTACTCATAATATTGAGAAAACAGAAGGGGTTGTACTTAAAATAACACCTTCAAAAGAATCTGATGCAATACTTTCTATTTATACACATGACTATGGTCGTATATCTGTCTATGGAAAAGGAATTAGAAAGATCAATTCTAAAAACGCCCGTGGAGTGACACCTTCCTCGTTAAGCTTATTTGAATTGAATATACGTAAAGGCTTGTCTACTCTTGTACGTGCAACAGGAATTGAATACTATATACATATCCAGGATCATATAGAAACAGATATTCTTGCACAATGTTTATTAGAATATTATTATCGCTATGTTCCTGAAAATAAACCGGATCTAGATACTTATGCATTTTTGGTTGATGCACTTAAGGCAATAGATACAGGATATTCATATAAATTGATTTATGCATTGATTCTTGTCTTTATTATGAAAGATAACGGAATAGAGTTAGAAGTAGACGGGTGTGTCCATTGTGGACATACATCAGTCACTTCTTTTTCACTTGTAGATGGTGGATTTGTATGTCGTAAGCATCAAACACCACAGGATGTACAGATGTCTATAGAAGCTTTAAAGGCAATACGTCATATTTATAAGACGCCGATGGCGCATATTGATACATTGTCTATAGATGAATCTGTACTTAAAGAGATATTATTCATATTTGAGTATTATATTGATGAATATTGTGGAATATATCTCAATGCGTTGCGTTTTGTGAAGGAATGGATATGA
- the era gene encoding GTPase Era: MSYKSGFVSIVGRPNVGKSTLLNHILKTKLVITSPTAQTTRNTVQGVYTDDEAQIVFLDTPGIHKPQDGLGSFMNTTALNSIVGTDVILFIEPANERIGKGDRFIVERLKKAECPVYLVLNKADLLSKDELMDKLIEWNQMMDFKEIIPISALNGDNVDELIKTVKQDLPEGPAIYPEDTITDHPEQFIMAEFIREKILYFTHDEIPHDVAIEIEQWIEDENGLDIMAVIIVNRKSQKGIIIGKQGTMIKKIKDQARRDMKRFAGVPVKLSLFVRVEKDWRNKAQYLKEFGYNQDDYS, from the coding sequence ATGAGTTATAAATCAGGTTTCGTAAGTATTGTAGGACGTCCTAATGTAGGAAAGTCTACTTTATTAAATCATATTTTAAAGACAAAATTAGTTATTACATCACCTACTGCCCAGACTACAAGAAATACAGTTCAGGGTGTTTATACAGATGATGAAGCACAGATTGTATTTTTAGATACACCTGGTATTCATAAACCACAGGATGGTTTAGGTTCATTTATGAATACAACAGCTCTAAATAGTATCGTAGGAACTGATGTGATTTTATTTATCGAACCTGCCAATGAACGTATTGGTAAGGGGGACCGCTTTATTGTAGAAAGGCTAAAGAAAGCAGAATGTCCTGTCTATCTTGTTTTAAATAAGGCGGATCTTCTTTCAAAAGATGAATTAATGGATAAGTTGATTGAATGGAATCAGATGATGGACTTTAAGGAAATCATCCCAATCAGTGCACTTAATGGGGATAATGTGGATGAATTAATCAAGACTGTCAAACAGGATTTACCAGAAGGCCCAGCGATTTATCCAGAAGATACAATTACAGACCATCCAGAACAGTTTATTATGGCTGAATTCATCCGTGAAAAGATTCTTTATTTCACTCATGATGAAATTCCACATGATGTGGCAATAGAAATTGAACAGTGGATTGAAGATGAAAATGGATTAGACATCATGGCTGTCATTATTGTGAATAGAAAGAGCCAGAAAGGTATTATTATTGGTAAGCAGGGGACAATGATCAAGAAGATCAAAGACCAGGCAAGACGTGATATGAAGCGTTTTGCGGGTGTTCCTGTTAAGCTTTCACTCTTTGTAAGAGTAGAAAAAGACTGGCGTAATAAAGCACAGTATTTAAAGGAATTTGGTTACAACCAGGATGATTACTCATAA
- the cdd gene encoding cytidine deaminase, whose translation MDYQYLVDEAFKARENAYAPYSHFKVGACCELNDGKMIYGANIENAAYGSTMCAERNAVFQAYCQGYRKEDIKALAIVGDGPTLISPCGSCRQALSELLKPDTPIVLGARDHYEVTNIYELLPRSFSEEDL comes from the coding sequence ATGGATTATCAATATCTAGTGGATGAAGCCTTTAAGGCAAGAGAAAATGCCTATGCCCCTTATTCACATTTTAAAGTAGGCGCATGCTGTGAACTCAATGATGGCAAGATGATTTATGGTGCCAATATTGAAAATGCTGCTTACGGTTCTACGATGTGTGCTGAACGTAATGCAGTATTTCAGGCTTATTGTCAAGGCTACCGTAAAGAGGATATTAAAGCACTTGCGATTGTCGGAGATGGACCTACATTGATTTCTCCTTGTGGTTCATGTCGTCAGGCATTGAGTGAACTTTTAAAGCCTGATACACCTATTGTATTAGGAGCAAGAGATCACTATGAAGTGACAAATATCTATGAATTATTACCTAGAAGTTTTAGTGAGGAGGATTTATGA
- the ybeY gene encoding rRNA maturation RNase YbeY: MNIDFVFDNEVDNFENNYEQDFTAIIEQALKTLGIEDDVEVSCVLVDDERIHEINREYRHIDRSTDVISFAMEDNDQFYVEGMPRTLGDIFISVDHAKKQAEEYGHSLRREMCFLFTHGILHLLGYDHMTDEQEKEMFGLQDEILGALSIEREGV, translated from the coding sequence ATGAATATAGATTTTGTATTTGATAATGAAGTAGATAACTTTGAAAATAATTATGAACAGGATTTTACAGCTATTATTGAACAGGCTTTAAAGACTTTAGGTATTGAAGATGATGTAGAAGTATCATGTGTACTTGTAGATGATGAAAGAATACATGAAATTAATAGAGAATATCGTCATATAGATCGTTCCACTGATGTTATCAGTTTTGCGATGGAAGATAATGATCAGTTTTATGTGGAAGGCATGCCTAGAACTTTAGGGGATATTTTTATTTCTGTAGATCATGCTAAGAAACAGGCAGAAGAATATGGTCATTCTTTAAGAAGAGAAATGTGTTTCTTATTTACACATGGTATTCTCCACTTACTTGGTTATGATCATATGACAGATGAACAGGAAAAAGAAATGTTTGGTTTACAGGATGAGATTTTAGGTGCCTTAAGTATTGAAAGAGAGGGAGTCTAA
- a CDS encoding cysteine peptidase family C39 domain-containing protein, translating to MRKYPIYLQDDEISCGVYCIKMILKYYDIEEDTLNIKRKARMDHTGTTIKGLVETFKAYAIEAKAYHASLSDIKEHITLPCILHTLEEGIGHFVVLYEIKEDTYIIGDPAHGIVVYDQEELASIYTENVVSITHIGRYFEYENKTFKQFLKEIKKLYHKDIRKLGSYTFFITLFSYVLSLIYASLIDYMKVKTPSVILMIVSGAYLLIGLVKIGIEKTKEKKSILLTRAFDKEFVYTSISHAIDLKGDTGTLHPQIMDLYQLSQFCIAYFSIFYVDLVSILLELLGLLLISRQLSLVLVVVLVILSLFIYFKSKHFLELYKDYIAAHIESSHALIDYLDQREIGKRYYGKHQWLKRYEHYYENEANHKQDQEEFSLTLSTGMHMIQILGEALILFVGLFLYHQKSIRMGELILFYMVYNMILIPLIHLCTTLVEYSQSTVLYEKYKELTTPLPQGQLLIEEPIHAIHMNNVSYAYGFHEPVLNHLDLEIDHSFFLFGDNGSGKSTLAYLLEGNDSHYRGEVLLNNKPLKDINQDSLKKHIILVQEHESFIPGSIKEVLNCEDEERILHVLLSLTGERLIELGDSPITSQGLPLSLGEQQILSLARALLCDGDIYILDEALSHLSFERKEIIIQTLFETYQEKLFMVISHDKKIMNMGYDYVIMDKGKIIEKG from the coding sequence ATGCGTAAATATCCTATATATCTTCAGGATGATGAAATATCCTGTGGTGTCTATTGTATCAAGATGATATTGAAATATTATGATATTGAAGAAGACACCCTCAACATTAAAAGAAAAGCACGAATGGACCATACGGGTACAACCATTAAGGGGTTAGTAGAAACATTTAAAGCCTATGCGATAGAAGCCAAAGCATACCATGCTTCTTTATCAGATATTAAAGAACATATTACATTGCCCTGTATCTTACATACATTAGAAGAGGGCATAGGACATTTTGTAGTGCTCTATGAAATCAAGGAAGATACTTATATTATTGGTGATCCTGCACATGGTATTGTGGTCTATGATCAAGAAGAATTGGCATCAATTTATACAGAAAATGTAGTATCCATCACTCATATTGGACGTTATTTTGAATATGAGAATAAGACATTCAAACAGTTCTTGAAGGAAATCAAGAAGCTCTATCATAAGGATATTAGAAAATTAGGTAGCTATACATTCTTTATCACATTATTCTCTTATGTATTATCACTTATTTATGCTTCACTTATTGATTATATGAAGGTCAAAACACCGAGTGTGATATTAATGATTGTTTCAGGTGCTTACTTGCTTATTGGTTTAGTGAAGATTGGTATAGAAAAGACAAAAGAGAAGAAAAGTATTCTTTTAACTCGTGCTTTTGACAAGGAATTTGTGTATACAAGTATCAGTCATGCAATAGACTTGAAAGGAGATACAGGAACATTACATCCACAGATCATGGATTTATACCAGTTAAGTCAGTTCTGTATTGCGTATTTTAGTATCTTCTATGTAGATCTTGTATCTATTCTATTAGAACTACTTGGTTTATTACTTATTTCTAGACAGTTATCTTTAGTGCTTGTTGTTGTATTAGTGATTCTATCTCTCTTTATCTATTTTAAAAGTAAGCATTTCTTAGAACTCTATAAGGATTATATTGCGGCTCATATTGAGTCTTCTCATGCATTGATTGATTATTTGGACCAGAGGGAAATAGGAAAGAGATATTATGGAAAACATCAATGGCTAAAAAGATATGAACACTATTATGAAAATGAAGCCAATCATAAGCAAGATCAAGAAGAATTCTCACTGACACTCTCTACTGGTATGCATATGATCCAAATACTTGGAGAAGCACTTATATTATTTGTAGGGTTATTTCTTTATCATCAAAAGAGTATTCGTATGGGTGAATTGATTTTATTTTATATGGTTTATAATATGATTCTTATTCCTCTTATTCATCTTTGTACCACTCTAGTGGAATATTCCCAAAGTACAGTACTTTATGAAAAGTATAAGGAACTCACCACACCATTACCGCAAGGTCAATTGCTTATAGAAGAACCCATTCATGCTATTCATATGAATAATGTTTCTTATGCTTATGGTTTTCATGAGCCTGTTTTAAATCATCTTGATTTAGAAATAGATCATTCTTTCTTCTTGTTTGGAGATAATGGATCTGGTAAGTCTACTTTAGCTTATTTACTCGAAGGCAATGATTCTCACTATCGTGGTGAAGTACTCCTGAATAATAAGCCTTTAAAGGATATCAATCAGGATTCTTTAAAGAAACATATCATTCTTGTACAGGAACATGAATCATTTATTCCTGGTTCTATCAAAGAGGTATTGAATTGTGAGGATGAAGAACGTATACTTCATGTATTACTTTCCTTAACAGGAGAAAGATTAATTGAATTAGGAGACTCACCCATTACTTCTCAGGGACTTCCTTTATCCTTAGGAGAACAACAGATTCTTTCCCTTGCCCGTGCCTTGTTGTGTGATGGAGATATTTATATTCTTGATGAGGCCTTGAGTCATCTTTCTTTTGAACGTAAAGAAATCATCATTCAAACTTTGTTTGAGACTTATCAAGAAAAGTTGTTTATGGTGATTTCACATGATAAAAAAATCATGAACATGGGATATGACTATGTTATAATGGATAAAGGAAAAATCATCGAGAAAGGGTGA
- a CDS encoding aspartate aminotransferase family protein yields the protein MGYYEEGEQYFLHAYGRYDTVLDHGEGVYLYDTEGNKYLDFYSGIGVNSLGYGYPAYVEAVEKQLKTLTHVSNYFYTVPAIEAAKKVVEATRLSKVFFCNSGAEATEGALKLARKYYFLKHHKADSEVIAFHQSFHGRTTGSVKLTGNAHYQQAFGPLMEGVKYATLNDLESVKALLTDRTGAIIVEPVQGEGGVNPCTKEFLQGLRQICDEKDICLILDEVQCGMGRTGTIMTYFQYDILPDIVCLAKGIGCGVPVGAFVANEKFAEAMEPGDHGSTYGGNPFVTAAVSTVFDILKKDSIVENCREVSEYLLEELDKVVEDYDCVVGHRGLGLMQGIVLNVPAKKYVQALLDEGVIVVTAGEKVIRLLPPLVITKEHVDEFITKLRKVLA from the coding sequence ATGGGGTATTATGAAGAAGGAGAACAGTATTTTCTTCATGCGTATGGCAGATATGATACTGTTTTAGATCATGGAGAGGGAGTATATCTCTATGATACAGAAGGTAATAAATACTTAGATTTCTATAGTGGTATTGGTGTCAATTCACTTGGCTATGGTTATCCTGCTTATGTAGAAGCAGTAGAGAAGCAGTTAAAGACATTAACTCATGTTTCTAACTATTTCTATACTGTCCCTGCCATTGAAGCAGCTAAGAAAGTAGTGGAGGCAACTCGTCTTTCAAAGGTATTCTTCTGTAACTCAGGTGCAGAAGCAACTGAAGGGGCATTAAAGCTTGCACGTAAATACTACTTCTTAAAACATCATAAGGCTGATAGTGAAGTCATCGCATTCCATCAGTCATTCCATGGACGTACAACAGGTTCTGTTAAGTTGACTGGTAATGCCCATTATCAGCAGGCATTTGGTCCATTAATGGAAGGTGTAAAATATGCCACTTTAAATGACTTAGAAAGCGTTAAAGCCTTACTTACTGATCGTACAGGAGCTATTATTGTAGAACCAGTACAAGGTGAAGGTGGTGTCAATCCTTGCACAAAAGAATTCTTACAGGGATTAAGACAAATCTGTGATGAAAAAGATATTTGTCTTATTCTTGATGAAGTACAGTGCGGTATGGGAAGAACAGGAACTATCATGACTTATTTCCAGTATGATATCTTACCTGATATTGTCTGTCTTGCGAAAGGTATTGGCTGTGGTGTGCCCGTAGGTGCTTTTGTGGCTAATGAAAAGTTTGCAGAGGCAATGGAACCAGGCGACCATGGAAGTACTTATGGAGGTAATCCATTTGTGACTGCTGCTGTTTCTACTGTATTTGATATCTTAAAGAAAGATTCAATTGTAGAAAACTGTAGAGAAGTATCTGAATATCTTCTAGAAGAGTTAGATAAAGTTGTTGAGGATTATGACTGTGTTGTAGGTCATAGAGGTTTAGGATTAATGCAGGGAATTGTATTAAATGTCCCAGCTAAGAAATATGTCCAGGCATTACTTGATGAAGGTGTCATTGTAGTCACTGCAGGTGAAAAGGTGATTCGTTTATTACCACCTCTAGTAATCACAAAAGAACATGTTGATGAATTTATTACTAAACTTAGAAAAGTTTTAGCTTAA
- a CDS encoding M20 metallopeptidase family protein, translating into MDDLKRWRRDLHQIPELGLKETQTTAYLKAELEKMGYQPQPLLETGLYVFIDHGYGKSVAFRTDIDGLPVNEETGVDFASTHKGIMHACGHDGHMTALLGFAKALKENKEPILYDILLIFQPAEESPGGARIVCEKGLLKQFNVESIFGIHLMPLLDEGVIASKPGGLMAECGELDVKVIGRGAHAGLPHEGVDSLLIACSLINEYQHILTRMKTPFHPAIMNIGEIHGGTARNSVAKETEFHGTVRCYSDEMFAHLTDSIGRINKGFEEAYGCQIEWSCPPFYPAVINDKKLFNYVSSITSLKELDEPLMLAEDFSFYQKEVKGLFIFVGTKTKEFQSGLHTGTFNFNESVLQSVVDMYMKIVLNYQEEN; encoded by the coding sequence ATGGATGATTTAAAGAGATGGCGCAGGGATCTACATCAGATTCCTGAGCTAGGATTAAAAGAGACACAAACAACAGCTTATCTAAAAGCCGAACTGGAAAAGATGGGGTATCAGCCACAGCCATTATTAGAAACAGGACTCTATGTCTTTATTGATCATGGCTATGGTAAATCAGTGGCTTTTAGAACAGATATTGATGGCTTACCTGTCAATGAAGAAACAGGTGTAGACTTTGCTTCTACCCATAAAGGAATCATGCATGCCTGTGGACATGATGGCCATATGACTGCACTTCTAGGCTTTGCGAAGGCTTTAAAAGAGAATAAAGAACCTATTCTTTATGATATTCTTTTAATCTTCCAGCCAGCTGAAGAATCTCCTGGAGGGGCACGTATTGTCTGTGAAAAAGGTTTATTAAAACAGTTTAACGTAGAATCTATTTTTGGTATTCACCTCATGCCTTTGTTAGATGAAGGTGTGATTGCTTCTAAACCAGGTGGTTTAATGGCTGAATGTGGTGAATTAGATGTAAAAGTAATAGGAAGAGGAGCTCATGCAGGACTACCTCATGAAGGTGTAGACTCTTTACTTATTGCTTGTTCTTTAATAAATGAATACCAGCATATTTTGACAAGAATGAAGACGCCATTCCATCCAGCTATTATGAATATTGGAGAAATTCATGGTGGTACAGCACGTAATAGTGTGGCCAAGGAAACAGAATTCCATGGCACAGTACGTTGTTATAGTGATGAAATGTTTGCCCATCTCACAGATTCTATAGGACGTATTAATAAAGGCTTTGAAGAAGCCTATGGATGTCAAATTGAGTGGAGCTGTCCACCATTTTATCCAGCTGTCATCAATGATAAAAAGCTATTTAACTATGTCTCATCAATCACTTCATTAAAAGAACTTGATGAACCACTCATGCTTGCTGAGGATTTCTCTTTCTATCAGAAAGAGGTAAAAGGTCTATTTATCTTTGTCGGTACTAAAACAAAGGAATTCCAAAGCGGACTTCATACAGGTACATTCAATTTTAATGAATCTGTATTACAGTCTGTTGTGGATATGTATATGAAAATCGTTTTGAATTATCAGGAGGAGAACTAA
- the dapD gene encoding 2,3,4,5-tetrahydropyridine-2,6-dicarboxylate N-acetyltransferase, producing MLKTAEEIIQYIGNAKKQTPVKVYINGHDLPKAEGFKMFGTEDSKICIGDLDAIRAYLEENKDKITETYMEQDRRNSAIPMIDMTNINARIEPGCFIREHVTIGDNAVIMMGAVINIGAKIGEGSMIDMGAVLGGRAEVGKHCHVGAGAVLAGVIEPPSANPVVLEDDVLIGANAVVIEGVRIGKGAVVGAGSIVTKDVPAGAVVVGNPARIVKEEKDDQTKDKTQLMDDLRKI from the coding sequence ATGCTTAAAACTGCAGAAGAAATTATCCAGTATATTGGAAATGCGAAAAAACAAACACCAGTCAAGGTATATATCAATGGTCATGATTTACCTAAGGCTGAAGGATTCAAGATGTTTGGTACAGAAGATTCAAAAATCTGTATTGGAGATTTAGATGCAATCCGTGCTTATTTAGAAGAAAACAAAGATAAGATTACAGAAACTTATATGGAACAGGATCGTCGTAATAGTGCGATTCCTATGATTGATATGACAAATATCAATGCGCGTATTGAACCAGGCTGCTTTATCCGTGAACATGTCACTATCGGAGATAATGCAGTTATCATGATGGGTGCAGTCATCAACATTGGTGCTAAGATTGGTGAAGGTTCTATGATTGATATGGGTGCAGTACTTGGAGGACGTGCTGAAGTTGGTAAACATTGTCACGTTGGTGCAGGTGCAGTGCTCGCAGGTGTTATTGAACCCCCTTCAGCAAACCCAGTTGTCTTAGAAGATGATGTATTGATTGGTGCCAATGCGGTTGTTATTGAAGGTGTAAGAATTGGTAAGGGTGCTGTCGTAGGTGCAGGTTCTATCGTTACTAAGGATGTACCAGCAGGTGCCGTTGTTGTGGGTAACCCAGCTCGTATTGTGAAAGAAGAAAAAGACGACCAGACAAAAGATAAGACTCAGTTAATGGATGATTTAAGAAAGATCTAA
- the dapF gene encoding diaminopimelate epimerase: MLKFLKMEGIGNDYVYFDGINQDVPTDETFIKKVSNRHIGIGSDGVIIILPSETCDFRMRMFNLDGSEGKMCGNGIRCFSKFVYDQGLTDKTTLKIETLAGIRTCELNVEDGKVTSVCVDMGEPITLCSDIPVNYSKVEMVNAPIEIDGNTYYCTAVSMGNPHVIQYVDTLDFDIEAIGPKFEHASLFPESVNTEFVKVVDREHLKMRVWERGSGETMACGTGACAVMYASYLNNKCDEKVDVELLGGHLQIELRDKKIFMTGPARTTFEGTLKEEDYA; the protein is encoded by the coding sequence ATGTTGAAATTCTTGAAAATGGAAGGTATCGGGAATGACTATGTTTACTTTGATGGAATCAATCAGGATGTTCCAACAGATGAAACATTTATCAAGAAGGTATCTAATCGTCATATAGGTATTGGCAGTGATGGTGTCATTATCATCTTACCAAGTGAAACATGTGATTTCAGAATGCGTATGTTCAACCTTGATGGAAGTGAAGGAAAGATGTGTGGAAATGGAATCCGCTGCTTTTCTAAATTTGTGTATGATCAAGGCTTAACTGATAAGACAACATTGAAGATTGAAACACTTGCAGGAATAAGAACCTGTGAATTGAATGTAGAAGATGGAAAGGTAACAAGTGTCTGTGTAGATATGGGTGAACCAATTACTCTATGTTCTGATATTCCGGTGAATTATTCTAAAGTAGAGATGGTGAATGCACCTATTGAAATAGATGGTAATACATATTATTGTACAGCTGTTTCTATGGGTAATCCGCATGTCATCCAGTATGTAGATACACTTGATTTTGATATCGAAGCAATTGGTCCTAAGTTTGAGCATGCTTCTTTATTCCCTGAATCAGTGAATACAGAATTTGTAAAGGTTGTTGATAGAGAACATCTAAAGATGCGTGTATGGGAAAGAGGCAGTGGTGAAACAATGGCTTGTGGTACAGGTGCATGTGCTGTGATGTATGCAAGTTATCTCAACAACAAGTGTGATGAGAAAGTGGATGTAGAATTATTAGGGGGTCATTTACAGATTGAACTCCGTGATAAGAAGATATTTATGACAGGTCCTGCAAGGACTACTTTTGAAGGTACATTAAAGGAGGAAGACTATGCTTAA